AGATACAATCATCACTGGAATTTTGATTTGGCTGAGACTAGCCTGACCAAAAATACTACTATCAACTGGATTAATTGCAATCGCCGCTTTTATCCTTTGATCGGATAAATTGTATTGAGTCTTTGGTAATTTGAGCGCTAAACATTGAAGCAAGAGTGAAACATTTAAAGTATCTTTCAAGGCTGGACAGTCAGCTTTAACTTGCTGAAAATTAATCTTTACACCTGCCAATGCTAAGGCTGTATATCCACCAAAGGATTGCCCTACTACACCAATTTCTTGTAAATTTAAACGTCCCTTAAATGTTGAATCAGACTGTGACAATCTAGTGAGTTCATCTAATAAAAATTTAATATCTAAAGGTCTATCAATTAGTTCTCTAGGATTGGTAATTGTATCTGCTGTACCCGCTAATAATGCTTGTATTTGTTTTGAATTACTACCAGGATGTTCTGGAACAGCAACCACAAAACCATAAGATGCGAGATGTTCAGCTAGATATGCAAAACTCGTTCTATCAGAACCAAGTCCGTGGGAAATGACAATTATCGGACAAGGAGTTTGAGTAGTTGGGAGGTAAATATCAGCAGGAAATCTCCTCTGACGTGAGAGGTCATTAAGTGTAATTGTTTGCTTTGAGAAGCGAAAACTTCCGGTTTTTCCCAAGTCCATTAATGGAACAGTTTTAAGTGTAGAAGCTGTAGTTACTTTTTGTTGGGATTGTTGGTTAATAAGTGCAACTGCATTTTGAGTTTGATTTACTAAATTCTGTAGTGACTCTGCTATTGCCAAACTCTGGTCTAAGTTAATGGAAATTGCGCTTGCTGGAAACTGACGTAATACATTTAAAAGCGTAAAATTTTTTTGATCTGCGGCTGACAAAATTAGTGCAGCGCGAATTGCATAGAACCCTGACAAGTGAGATTCTGTTTGAATAACTTTCCCCAATTTTTCTAATAATCGTTCACCAATGGGTGTATAAAGAAATTGCGAAACTTCTACTTGATTTAAAGGAATAGGAGTTAGTAAAACTTTCCGCAGTTGAGTTAGTTGTTTTTTGTCTACATAATGACTATATCCAGCTAAATCATTGTCTACTTTGCCTGTTGTAGCATAGGTTTCGAGGGAACTAATGGGGATAGACCTTTCTAAAAGACCATAATTAAATTTTAGTCGTTCTGCACCGAAAGCGGGATAAGCAGTTAGTGTAGGTAGCAACCCAATACTAAAAATTCTCAAAGCCAATTTTAGCCGAACAGTTTTTTTATTTATCAAATGAGTCATAATATCATTCAAAATAGTACACTATGCAACAGTAAA
This window of the Tolypothrix sp. NIES-4075 genome carries:
- a CDS encoding alpha/beta hydrolase: MTHLINKKTVRLKLALRIFSIGLLPTLTAYPAFGAERLKFNYGLLERSIPISSLETYATTGKVDNDLAGYSHYVDKKQLTQLRKVLLTPIPLNQVEVSQFLYTPIGERLLEKLGKVIQTESHLSGFYAIRAALILSAADQKNFTLLNVLRQFPASAISINLDQSLAIAESLQNLVNQTQNAVALINQQSQQKVTTASTLKTVPLMDLGKTGSFRFSKQTITLNDLSRQRRFPADIYLPTTQTPCPIIVISHGLGSDRTSFAYLAEHLASYGFVVAVPEHPGSNSKQIQALLAGTADTITNPRELIDRPLDIKFLLDELTRLSQSDSTFKGRLNLQEIGVVGQSFGGYTALALAGVKINFQQVKADCPALKDTLNVSLLLQCLALKLPKTQYNLSDQRIKAAIAINPVDSSIFGQASLSQIKIPVMIVSGSADTVAPALAEQIQPFTWLTTPNKYLVIINGGTHFSTIAESPNATVPVPSQVIGSSPALARRYVKALSVPFFETYIAEQSNYLPYLSTDYINTISQQPLPLSLIKSLTDEQLQEAFK